AAGTGCCTGGAATCGCCCAGCAGTCGGACTGCGTGGTGATCGATGGGCCGCCCCGGGTTGCTGCCCTCGCACGCTCCGCGTTGCTGGCTGCCGACCTGGTGCTGATCCCGGTGCAACCGAGCGCCTATGACGTCTGGGCTACCCAGGAAATGGTCACGCTGATCACCGAGGCGCGGGTTTTCAGGCCCGAGCTGCTTGCGGCCTTCGTCGTGAACCGGCGCGTGGTCGGTACCGTCATCGGCCGCGAGGCTCGGGCAGCGCTTGCTGACCAACCCTTCCCGACACTGCGCGCCGACATCGCTCAGCGCATCGCCTTTGCCGACTGCGTGGCGGCCGGAAAGCTGGTGTGGGAGGTGTCGCCGAAGGGGGCTGCAGCACGTGAAATCGCAGCGCTGGCCGAGGCGGTCTGGGAGATGCTGTGATGGCGGGGTCGGACAACCCCAAGCACCGACGTGCGCCTATCGGCCGCAGGCCCGCTCCCGATCCGGCGACGGCTTGGGTGCACCGGGAAGAGCAGGGCTCAGCGCCAGCCGCCATGCCAGCGAAGGGCGCGGTCTACACCGCCCGGCTGACCATTGACGTGACACCCGCGCTGCGTGGTCGCATCAAGGTCATCGCATTCCGGCACGGCATCACTGCAGCCGACATGCTGCGTGAATTGCTGGAACGCGAGTACCCGGAGGTCGCCTCATGAGCAATGTCATGCGCGTCTCGCTCGCCTACGTCGAGCATCGGGTGAACGTCTACTTGCGCTTCGGCCGGCCTCTTCAGGAGACCGTGCTGGATCGGTGGCGGCGCGTTGCGACCTTCCCGTCTGGCGCCACCTGCTGTCGCATCAAATGGCTCGGCAACGACTACGGGACAGCGCTCTGGCAACTGCTGGTACTGCAGGCGCCTGGCGGCGCTAGCGGCATGCAGCAGATCGGTGGTGTGCGCCCTGGCGCGTGCATCCTGCTGCGCGCCGATGGCGAGGACCGCGTCAAGGTCATATTGACTGCCATCGACGACATCGAGCGGCTGGGCATCGACCCGTGTGCAGTGGCCGACACCTACTGGCGCACGCTCGGCAACCGGCTGGCTGCACGCCAGCCACTGCCGCAGTACACGCCCGAGCGGCATGCTGCGCACCTGGCGCGGGAGGTGCTGCGATGAAGCGCGGGCGTCACATCGGCTTATGCATCGTCGCCAGCGCGGCTGCAGTCGGGGCACAGGTTCTCCCTGTCGTCTCACCCATGGCCGTGCACCTCGTCTACAACCCAAGCGACAGCGTCGCGCGCGGCTGGTACCGCATTGCGCCGGTGGGGGATGCAGGCGCGCTGCAGGTGGACGACATCGTGCTGGCCCGGTTGCCTGCGGCCGTGGCGGCATTCGCGGCGCAGCGCCACTACCTGCCTGCGGGCGTGCCCATCCTCAAGCGTGTGGGTGCGGTGGCGCCACAGGCCGTGTGCGTCCAGGCGCAGCAGGTACGCATTGATGGCGCCATCGTGGCGACGGTCCGAATGCACGATGGTGCGCGGCGAACGATGCAGGCCTGGAGGTCCTGCAGGCATCTGATTGGCGGTGAACTGTTCCTGCTCAGCAGCACCAATCCGGCGTCGTTCGACAGCCGGTATTTCGGGCCGGTGAATGCTGCTGCCGTGCTCGGCGTCGCGCATCCGGTGTGGACATGGTGAGCACCGTGACTGTGCTCCGCATCGCCAGCCAGCCTGCAGCAGAAGCGGTGCTCTGTCTGCACTCCGTCGTGCAGAAGATCCGTCGCCAGCGTGCAGCGCAGGCTGCACTCGCGCTGCCTGCCAGGCTGCGCTGCGCACGCTGTGCGCGGCTGCCGTTGGGGCCGGAGCCGGGAGCGGATGCCGAGGCAGAAGCGGGTGCGGAGGCTGAGGGCAAGATAAAAGGGCCGGCACGGTGGTGCCCGCCAAGCCAGTCTGCACGTGGGTTTGGCGCGGCACCGCGCCGGCAGCGCTGCGTGCTGCTGTGGAGCGGGATTCCAATGTCGATACGGCTTGCGCGCGTGCTGTCTTTGATTCGCTGCGCCGTGGTGCGCTGGAGGTGGCCCGATGGAATCGTCTGATCAGGATCGCTTTCAGATCCGGCTGAAGGCACCCCGGAAGACCTCAGACACGAAGTCCAAGGCCTTCGTTTCGCAGGTACTCAAGGCCGTATCGAAGTCTGGCGCCCGGGCATCGGGGGCTGCAGGAGCGCGGCCTGCATCCACCTTCGGTCGCGGGCGTGTTGCGGCCGGCATGGCTGGCCGAGGGCTTGGTGCCAATGCCCGCCGGGTGATCGTCAAGTCACGGTTCGTGGTGCTCAAGCGAGCGGGTGCCAATGCCGTGTCTGCGCACCTGCGCTACATCGAGCGGGATGGGGTCACGCGCGACGGCGAGAAGGGCCAGGCCTATGGCGCGGAGACGGACGCCGCGGACCTCAAGGCCTTCGAGGAACGGGGCAGGGGAGACCGCCACCAGTTCCGGTTCATCGTGTCGCCTGACGATGCCGCGGATCTGGAAGATCTCAAAGGCTTCACGCGGCAGCTGATGCAGCGCATGCAGACCGACCTGGAAACGCCGCTGGACTGGGTGGCCGTGGACCACTGGGATACGGACAACCCCCACACGCACGTCGTCCTGCGCGGCCGGGTCGGCTCGGAACGTCAGGGACGGGACCTGGTGATCGCACCCGACTACATGGCACAGGGCATGCGCATGCGTGCCAGCGAGATCGCGACTGAATGGCTCGGTCCCCGGACCGAGCTGGAGATGCGCCAGAGCCTTCAACGAGAGGTCGTCCAACAGCGCTTCACCAGCCTGGACCGGCAATTGCTGCGGCAAGCGTCGATGGAGGTCGTCGACCTGTCCCGCTCGGCGGGGGCAGGCCTCGACGGTCAACGCCAGAGCGTGCTGCGGGCCCGGCTGCAGTGCCTGGAGTCCATGGCGCTGTCGAGCCGCATCGACGCGAACCGGTGGAGGCTGATGCCCGACATGGAGCGGACGTTGATGGCGATGGGCGAGCGTGGCGACATCCTGCGCACCATCCACCGAGCCATGAAGGGCGAGCAACGCGAACTGGTGACCAGCGCGCCCGACAACCTGCATGTGGTCGGGCGCATCGC
The DNA window shown above is from Acidovorax sp. NCPPB 4044 and carries:
- the parA gene encoding ParA family partition ATPase, encoding MNKRWGAKYGAQETGSGVPTGTEDRFPGKKTGKVIALLNQKGGAGKTTIATHLAGELAMHGKAVTLLDADPQGSALDWAQRRLQSGDSRLYGVFGLARDSLHREVPGIAQQSDCVVIDGPPRVAALARSALLAADLVLIPVQPSAYDVWATQEMVTLITEARVFRPELLAAFVVNRRVVGTVIGREARAALADQPFPTLRADIAQRIAFADCVAAGKLVWEVSPKGAAAREIAALAEAVWEML
- a CDS encoding chromosome partitioning protein ParB; this encodes MAGSDNPKHRRAPIGRRPAPDPATAWVHREEQGSAPAAMPAKGAVYTARLTIDVTPALRGRIKVIAFRHGITAADMLRELLEREYPEVAS
- a CDS encoding DUF2840 domain-containing protein; the encoded protein is MSNVMRVSLAYVEHRVNVYLRFGRPLQETVLDRWRRVATFPSGATCCRIKWLGNDYGTALWQLLVLQAPGGASGMQQIGGVRPGACILLRADGEDRVKVILTAIDDIERLGIDPCAVADTYWRTLGNRLAARQPLPQYTPERHAAHLAREVLR
- a CDS encoding S26 family signal peptidase, which produces MKRGRHIGLCIVASAAAVGAQVLPVVSPMAVHLVYNPSDSVARGWYRIAPVGDAGALQVDDIVLARLPAAVAAFAAQRHYLPAGVPILKRVGAVAPQAVCVQAQQVRIDGAIVATVRMHDGARRTMQAWRSCRHLIGGELFLLSSTNPASFDSRYFGPVNAAAVLGVAHPVWTW
- a CDS encoding DUF3363 domain-containing protein, with the protein product MESSDQDRFQIRLKAPRKTSDTKSKAFVSQVLKAVSKSGARASGAAGARPASTFGRGRVAAGMAGRGLGANARRVIVKSRFVVLKRAGANAVSAHLRYIERDGVTRDGEKGQAYGAETDAADLKAFEERGRGDRHQFRFIVSPDDAADLEDLKGFTRQLMQRMQTDLETPLDWVAVDHWDTDNPHTHVVLRGRVGSERQGRDLVIAPDYMAQGMRMRASEIATEWLGPRTELEMRQSLQREVVQQRFTSLDRQLLRQASMEVVDLSRSAGAGLDGQRQSVLRARLQCLESMALSSRIDANRWRLMPDMERTLMAMGERGDILRTIHRAMKGEQRELVTSAPDNLHVVGRIAGKGLHDELNDRPYLVIDGMDGRAHYLKLPAGTDISELPVGGIVEAKPQARGRTVDVSILAASREGIYRPHAHRDQLEHAGARDAQATVDVHVRRLEALRRAGVVERVAEGVWSVPQNFIQPAKQVDAQRASGLSIELRSHLPIERQITAMGATWLDRGLVTSSAPNVGAGFGGQVSEALQRRMEFLRSEGLAQQHGARVVLARNLLGTLRDRDLALAGKALQAQTGKVWRPVADGHAVAGTYRQSVQLVSGRFAMLDDGLGFSLVPWTPVMETRLGQQLSAVIRGGSVTWNVGRIRGLSV